A stretch of the Azorhizobium caulinodans ORS 571 genome encodes the following:
- a CDS encoding acyl-CoA dehydrogenase family protein gives MSGTIEAIDANFSDIREAVRKLCADFPGEYWRKLDRESAYPTAFVEALTHSGFLAALIPESYGGAGLPLSAAAAILEEVQRAGCNGGACHAQMYIMGALLRHGTGAQKETYLPKIASGELRLQAFGVTEPTSGTDTTALKTFAEKRGDYYVVNGQKVWTSRAEHSDLMLLLARTTPRDQVQKRTDGLSVFIVDMREAKGNGLTIRPIRAMMNHSTTEVFFDNMKVPAENLVGEEGKGFRYILSGMNAERILIAAECVGDAKWFIDKATAYAKERVVFGRPIGQNQGVQFPIAKAYAQMRAAELMVHRAASLFEAGQDCGQEANMAKMLAADASWAAAEACVQTHGGFGFAEEYDVERKFRETRLYQVAPISTNLILSYLAEHVLGLPRSY, from the coding sequence ATGAGCGGGACCATCGAGGCCATCGACGCCAATTTCTCCGACATCCGCGAAGCGGTCCGCAAACTGTGCGCGGACTTCCCCGGCGAATACTGGCGCAAGCTCGATCGGGAGAGCGCCTATCCCACCGCCTTCGTCGAGGCGCTGACCCATTCAGGCTTTCTCGCCGCCCTCATCCCTGAAAGCTATGGCGGCGCCGGCCTGCCGCTCTCGGCGGCTGCGGCGATCCTGGAGGAAGTGCAGCGGGCCGGATGCAATGGCGGCGCCTGCCATGCCCAGATGTACATCATGGGCGCCCTGCTGCGGCATGGGACCGGGGCGCAGAAGGAGACCTATCTGCCGAAGATCGCCTCTGGCGAACTGCGGCTTCAGGCCTTCGGCGTCACCGAGCCCACCTCCGGGACCGACACCACGGCGCTCAAGACCTTCGCCGAGAAGCGGGGCGACTATTATGTGGTGAACGGCCAGAAGGTCTGGACCTCTCGCGCCGAGCATTCCGATCTCATGCTGCTGCTCGCCCGCACCACGCCGCGCGATCAGGTGCAGAAGCGCACGGATGGTCTCTCGGTCTTCATCGTGGACATGCGGGAGGCCAAGGGCAACGGCCTCACCATCCGCCCCATCAGGGCGATGATGAACCACTCCACCACCGAGGTCTTCTTCGACAATATGAAGGTTCCGGCGGAGAACCTCGTGGGCGAGGAGGGCAAGGGCTTCCGCTACATCCTCTCCGGCATGAATGCGGAGCGCATCCTCATCGCGGCCGAATGCGTGGGCGATGCCAAATGGTTCATCGACAAGGCCACCGCTTACGCCAAGGAGCGCGTGGTTTTCGGCCGGCCCATCGGCCAGAATCAGGGCGTCCAGTTCCCCATCGCAAAAGCCTATGCGCAGATGCGTGCCGCCGAGCTGATGGTGCATCGGGCGGCGTCCCTTTTCGAGGCGGGGCAGGACTGCGGGCAGGAAGCCAACATGGCCAAGATGCTGGCGGCCGATGCCTCATGGGCCGCTGCGGAAGCCTGCGTGCAGACCCATGGCGGCTTCGGTTTCGCCGAGGAATATGACGTGGAGCGCAAGTTCCGCGAGACGCGCCTCTATCAGGTGGCGCCCATCTCCACCAATCTCATCCTCTCCTATCTCGCCGAGCATGTGCTCGGCCTGCCGCGCTCCTATTGA
- a CDS encoding GntP family permease produces the protein MSFLICLGALAFLMFVAYRGFSVILFAPVAAMAAVALTDPTAVPVIFSGLFMDKMVGFIKLYFPVFLLGAVFGKVIELSGFSRSIVSAIIRILGPSQAVLAIVLVGAVLTYGGVSLFVVVFAVYPFGAEMFRQIGIPKRLLPAVIALGAFSFTMDTLPGTPQIQNIIPTTFFKTTAYAAPILGFVGTAFMLVVGVGYLEFRRRQALRAGEGYGTGHTNEPKTEGEATLVHPLIALLPLVVVGVANLLLARMIPVWFGPNATAVLVEGQPALTLPTASVAAIWAVMGALLLGIFTVFLFAFRRVAAQFAEGSKSSVAGALLASLNTATEYGFGAVIAALPGFLVIRNALSAIPNPLVNEAISVTTLAGITGSASGGLSIALAAMSEQFIAQANAAGIPLDVMHRVAAMASGGMDTLPHNGAVITLLAVCGLTHRQSYGDIFAITLVKTMAVFFVIGFYYLTGLY, from the coding sequence ATGAGCTTTCTCATCTGCCTGGGCGCGCTCGCCTTTCTGATGTTCGTCGCCTATCGCGGCTTCAGCGTGATCCTGTTCGCCCCCGTCGCCGCCATGGCGGCCGTGGCGCTGACCGATCCGACCGCCGTGCCCGTGATCTTTTCCGGCCTCTTCATGGACAAGATGGTCGGCTTCATCAAACTCTACTTCCCGGTCTTCCTGCTCGGTGCCGTCTTTGGCAAGGTCATCGAGCTCTCCGGCTTCTCCCGCTCCATTGTCTCGGCCATCATCAGGATCCTCGGCCCCAGCCAGGCGGTGCTGGCCATCGTCCTCGTGGGCGCGGTCCTGACCTATGGCGGCGTTTCGCTCTTCGTGGTGGTGTTTGCGGTCTATCCCTTCGGGGCCGAGATGTTCCGCCAGATCGGCATCCCCAAGCGCCTCCTGCCGGCGGTGATCGCGCTCGGCGCCTTTTCCTTCACCATGGACACCCTGCCGGGGACGCCGCAGATCCAGAACATCATCCCGACCACCTTCTTCAAGACCACGGCGTATGCGGCGCCGATCCTCGGCTTCGTGGGCACGGCCTTCATGCTGGTGGTGGGCGTCGGCTATCTGGAATTCCGTCGCCGGCAGGCCCTGCGGGCGGGAGAGGGCTACGGCACCGGCCACACCAACGAGCCGAAGACGGAAGGCGAGGCAACGCTGGTCCATCCGCTCATCGCGCTCCTGCCCCTGGTGGTGGTGGGTGTCGCCAATCTTCTGCTCGCCCGTATGATCCCCGTCTGGTTCGGCCCCAATGCGACCGCGGTCCTCGTGGAAGGCCAGCCGGCCCTGACGCTGCCGACCGCCTCCGTCGCGGCCATCTGGGCGGTGATGGGTGCGCTGCTGCTCGGCATCTTCACCGTCTTCCTCTTCGCCTTCCGGCGCGTGGCGGCGCAGTTTGCGGAGGGTTCGAAGTCCTCCGTCGCCGGGGCGCTTCTCGCCTCCCTGAACACCGCGACGGAGTATGGCTTCGGTGCCGTCATCGCCGCGCTGCCCGGCTTCCTCGTCATCCGCAATGCGCTGTCGGCCATCCCCAATCCGCTGGTCAACGAGGCCATCTCCGTCACGACGCTGGCCGGCATCACCGGCTCGGCCTCGGGCGGCCTGTCCATCGCGCTGGCGGCCATGTCGGAGCAGTTCATCGCGCAGGCCAATGCGGCGGGCATCCCGCTCGACGTGATGCACCGTGTCGCCGCCATGGCCTCTGGCGGCATGGACACGCTGCCGCACAATGGCGCCGTCATCACCTTGCTGGCGGTCTGCGGCCTCACCCACCGCCAGTCCTATGGCGATATCTTCGCCATCACGCTGGTGAAGACCATGGCCGTCTTCTTCGTGATCGGCTTCTATTATCTCACCGGCCTCTATTGA